A section of the Amycolatopsis sp. AA4 genome encodes:
- a CDS encoding LLM class flavin-dependent oxidoreductase produces MGRDLVLSVRVGAAGHGTRGLTAAAVNAEEAGFDQVWAGNDIFGPPGIAGLASMLLGTSRIAVGAGVLDPVSLHPAQIAQLASGFQEMSGDRFLLGLGAGSDLFLSWGGLKPAKPVVRTREAIVAIRELTHGRSPAGVPGAGDYWAEQARIQQPRPVPIYVGAMGPRMLEMTGRYADGALPLCLPPRQVYRAMEQIGTGAAKAGRLVADLDVAACLWCSIDTDADAARHLLARHIAHYSGSLSTDALVANGLDPEEFARTQQLVLDGDEDAAIHTVRTSSTMLTLGVAGGVAEVIEQCGTLAEAGARHLSFGPPMGPDALAAVALLGKEVLPVLRAEFGSCSE; encoded by the coding sequence ATGGGACGTGACCTCGTATTGAGCGTGCGGGTCGGCGCGGCGGGCCACGGCACGCGCGGGCTGACCGCGGCGGCGGTCAACGCCGAGGAGGCCGGATTCGACCAGGTCTGGGCGGGCAACGACATTTTCGGCCCGCCGGGCATCGCCGGGCTCGCGTCGATGCTGCTGGGGACCAGCCGGATCGCGGTCGGCGCCGGCGTGCTGGACCCGGTGTCGCTCCACCCCGCGCAGATCGCGCAGCTGGCGAGCGGGTTCCAGGAGATGTCCGGCGACCGGTTCCTGCTCGGTCTCGGCGCGGGCTCGGACCTGTTCCTGAGCTGGGGCGGGCTGAAACCGGCGAAACCCGTGGTGCGCACGCGGGAGGCGATCGTCGCGATCCGGGAGCTGACGCACGGCCGCAGCCCGGCCGGCGTGCCGGGGGCCGGGGACTATTGGGCGGAGCAAGCCCGGATCCAGCAGCCGCGGCCGGTGCCGATCTACGTCGGCGCGATGGGTCCGCGCATGCTGGAGATGACCGGCCGGTACGCCGACGGCGCGCTGCCGCTCTGCCTGCCGCCGAGGCAGGTGTACCGCGCGATGGAGCAAATCGGCACTGGCGCGGCAAAGGCGGGACGGTTGGTGGCGGATCTCGATGTCGCCGCGTGCCTGTGGTGCTCGATCGACACCGACGCGGACGCGGCACGGCACCTGCTCGCCCGGCACATCGCGCACTACAGCGGCTCGCTGAGCACTGACGCACTGGTCGCGAATGGCCTCGATCCGGAGGAATTCGCGCGTACCCAGCAACTGGTGCTCGACGGCGACGAAGACGCTGCGATCCACACCGTGCGCACGTCCTCGACGATGCTCACCCTGGGGGTCGCCGGTGGAGTGGCGGAGGTGATCGAGCAGTGCGGGACGCTGGCCGAAGCCGGCGCGCGGCATTTGTCGTTCGGCCCGCCGATGGGCCCGGACGCACTGGCCGCGGTGGCGCTGCTGGGCAAGGAGGTCTTGCCGGTGCTGCGTGCGGAGTTCGGCTCTTGCTCGGAGTGA
- a CDS encoding ABC transporter ATP-binding protein, producing the protein MTRPGTALLAGSGLHKSFGQTRALDGAALAVSAGEVLAIMGASGSGKSTLLHCLAGIVRPDSGTIRYGGQDLVAMDDKGRSALRRTEFGFVFQFGQLVPELTCLENVALPLRLTGAKRRPAEAKAKEWLARLEVDNLAKRRPGDVSGGQAQRVAVARALVTGPKVVFADEPTGALDSLNGEKVMQMLTQAARETHAAVVLVTHEPRVAAYSDREIVVRDGRTVDRELVA; encoded by the coding sequence ATGACCAGGCCGGGAACCGCGTTGCTCGCGGGCAGCGGACTGCACAAATCGTTCGGCCAGACGCGGGCGCTCGACGGGGCGGCGCTCGCGGTTTCGGCGGGGGAAGTGCTCGCGATCATGGGCGCGTCGGGTTCGGGGAAATCGACGCTGCTGCACTGTCTCGCTGGGATCGTCCGGCCGGATTCGGGGACCATCCGCTACGGCGGCCAGGACCTCGTCGCGATGGACGACAAGGGCCGGAGCGCGTTGCGGCGCACCGAATTCGGCTTCGTGTTCCAGTTCGGCCAGCTCGTGCCCGAGCTGACCTGCCTGGAGAACGTCGCGCTCCCGCTGCGGCTGACCGGGGCGAAGCGGCGGCCGGCCGAGGCGAAGGCGAAGGAATGGCTCGCCCGGCTGGAGGTCGACAACCTGGCGAAGCGGCGTCCGGGCGACGTGTCCGGCGGGCAGGCGCAGCGGGTCGCGGTGGCGCGGGCGCTGGTGACCGGACCGAAGGTCGTCTTCGCCGACGAGCCGACCGGCGCGCTCGACTCGCTCAACGGCGAGAAGGTCATGCAGATGCTCACCCAGGCGGCGCGGGAAACGCACGCCGCGGTGGTGCTGGTGACCCACGAACCGCGGGTCGCGGCGTACTCCGACCGCGAGATCGTGGTCCGGGACGGGCGCACGGTCGACCGGGAGCTGGTCGCATGA
- a CDS encoding PadR family transcriptional regulator: MSVSHTLLGLLESGPRHGYDLKRAYDEQFGQDRPLAYGQVYSTLSRLLRNGMVEVAGVESGEGPERKRYTITDAGITDVEKWLSTPENPEPYLQNTLYTKVVLALLSGRDATDVLDVQRGEHLKAMRSLTKRKYEGDLADQLICDHALFHLEADLRWLELTAARLGELETAVR, from the coding sequence ATGTCGGTTTCACACACCTTGCTCGGGTTGCTCGAGTCGGGTCCGAGGCACGGGTACGACCTGAAACGGGCGTACGACGAGCAGTTCGGGCAGGACCGCCCGCTCGCGTACGGCCAGGTCTACTCGACGCTGTCGCGCCTGCTGCGCAACGGCATGGTCGAGGTCGCGGGGGTCGAGAGCGGCGAAGGGCCGGAGCGGAAGCGCTACACGATCACCGACGCCGGGATCACCGACGTCGAGAAGTGGCTGAGCACTCCGGAAAACCCGGAGCCGTATCTGCAGAACACGCTGTACACGAAGGTGGTCCTGGCACTGCTGTCCGGACGCGACGCCACCGACGTGCTCGACGTCCAGCGCGGCGAGCACCTCAAGGCGATGCGCTCGCTCACGAAACGCAAGTACGAGGGCGACCTCGCCGATCAGCTGATCTGCGACCACGCGCTCTTCCACCTCGAGGCGGATTTGCGGTGGCTCGAGCTCACCGCGGCCCGGCTCGGCGAACTCGAGACGGCGGTGCGCTGA